The Persephonella sp. KM09-Lau-8 nucleotide sequence CCCGAGAAATCCAGCTCATATTTTATCCCTCCTTATTTTGCTGTGTGCATTTCTTCACCTGTGCCGTATTTGATAGGAACATTAGCATCAGCAGGTGATACTCTTACGTATCCTTGCATTTCTTGGTGCAGAGCAGAACAGAAGTCTGTGCAGTAGAATGGATATACACCAGGCTTTTGTGGTTTCCATTTAAGTGTGAGTGTTTCTCCTGGCATGATAAGGAGGTTTGTATTTCTTGCTCCATATACTGCAAATCCGTGTGGGATATCCCAGTCTTGCTCAATATTTGTTACATGGAAGTAAACAGTATCACCAACTTTAATTCCTTCAATGTTGTCTGGTGTAAAGTGAGATCTGATTGCTGTCATGTAGATATGAACTTCATTTCCTTTTCTAACAACTTTTGCTTCTTCTTCAGATTTTGTAGCGTATGGATGAGTATTCTTTTCCAGTTCAAATATTTTAGTTGTTTTTGGAGCAAGGATTTTTGCAGGAATAGCCTGTGCGTAGTGTGGTTCACCAAGTTCTGCAAGATCGAGAAGGAATTGTGGTTTTGTTGTTTCAACATTTACAGAAATGTCATAAAGCTGTCCTGCGTGTGGCAGTTCTGGACCTGTTGGCAGGAACACATCTTTTGTAATTTTGTTCATAGGTAGGAGATATTTACCCCATGGTTTTGCAGAGTCTCCACCTGGGATCATCAGGTGTCCAACAGAGTAGTATGTTGGAACATGTCCAAGTATTTTACATTTCTTGTAGTCGTAGTAAACAACGTCTGAAGAAATGAAACATGATGTATAAGCGTGTCCTTTTCCATCAAATTCTGTGTGTAAAGGTCCAAGACATGGGTTTGGAAGTTCACAATGGTTGATAGCTTCATATTTCAGGATAGGAATTCCTTCAACTTCGCCAGCAAACTGTTTGTTTTTAATAGCATTCATCATTTTGGAGAATGAGTGAATTGGAATAACAGTTGCCAGTTTACCACCACCTATGATGTATTCTCCGTCTGGAGATACGTCAACACCGTGTGGTGATTTTGGTGTTGGTAGGTAATAAACTACCCCTGGACATTCTTTTGGAATTATCCATTTAACACTTGTTTTCCATTCTGTTCTGGCGATTCTATCGCCTTCTTCAGGTCTATAGTTGTGTGCGTATTTTGTTTTTACTTCCTTATATTTACCCTGTGCTATACACTCTTCTGCTCTTTTCCAGTTAACAGCTGCAATGTAGTCTTTATCTCTCATAGAAGCATTAATTTCAAGGAGTGTATGTGCTTGTTCTGTGTTATACGATGTGAAGAAACACCATCCATTAGATGGTCCTTTACCACAGTGTGCCAGGTCGTAGTCATAACCAGGAACAAGTATCTGGAATGCAATATCCATTTTTCCTGGTTTGTCAGCTCTAATAAATGTTAATGTTCCTTTGAAGTACTTTTTGTACTCTGCTATAGGAACATCTTTTTGAGGAATTGGAATTGAGAATCTGGTAGCGGCTGTTATGTATTCGGAGTTTGGTGTGATAAATGTTGAAGCGTGGTTTCCTGCGGAGAATGGAATTTCCAGAATTTCTGTTGTTTCAAAGGTTTTCAGGTCAATTCTTGCTACCCTTGGTGTGTTGTTTTCATTGATAAATACCCATCTTCCATCAGGTACCCCATTGGTTTGGGATAACTCTGGGTGGTGAGTATCACCCCATGGAATAAATCCATGGCTTGTCATAAGCATTGCTTTTGTTTCCTCTGAATATCCATAACCATTCATTGGAAATACAGAGAAAACAGGAATTACTTTCAGGAGTCTTCCTGAAGGAAGTCCATAGACACTTAATTGTCCATTGTAACCTCCAGATAGGAAAGCATAAAATTCATCATGCTTCCCATGGGGAACATAAACTTTTTCTGCCGGGCTTTGTGCCTGTGAAGGCAAAGAAACAAGCCCAGCTGCCACCGCTGAAAACAGTGCCAGCTTGACTTTAGATTTCATAACTCTTCCCTCCTTTTTTACTTTGTATCTAACTTAAGGATTAAATCAACAATTTTTTCTGCTTTTTCTTTATTGACTCCATGTTGGGCTGGCATGTATGCCATTTTAACTTTTATTCCGTATTTTTTGCCCAAATTTTGCCATTTCATCATTGAACCACCTAATATGCTTTTAACAAGAGTTTCTTTTGCATTTGGTTTTCCTTTGTATTCTTTTGCTATTACTCTATAAGGTGGTCCTGCTACTACTTTATCTACTGCATGGCAACCGCCACATCCGTACTCTTTTGCAAGTTTTTCAACCTGCTGGGCCAAATCCCCTGCTGAAGCCGCTGAAGCAATCAGACCAACCGCTGCAAGTGCAGACAGGAACTTCTTCATACTAACACCTCCCTTTTTAGTCCTTTATTTAACCTAATGGGCAAAGGAGATTTATGCATTGACTAATATCAAGGATTGATTGAAATTAATTATGGATTATTATTAAGCAAAATATTAACATTAGACTTTCGGAGAAAAATATGAAAGTGGATATCTTTTCTTCTTTAAAAGGTCAAGAATCTGAAAATCTTCAAAAAATATCCTATCTCCGAAAGTTTAAAAAAGGAGATATTATTTTTTATGAAGGGGATATACCTGAGTTTATATACTATGTTGTAAATGGTGTAGTTAAGGTTTTTAAAACGAATTTTAATAATGGAAAGGATATGACCTTAAATTATATACTTCCTGGTTCATTTGTTGGGGAATTTGCCGCAATAAAGGATATTCCATTTCCAATTTCTGCTGAAATGGAGACAGATGGAGAGATTTTATTAATTGAGAAAAAACCATTTTTTAATATGCTTAAAGAAAATTTTGAATTAGAATGGGAATTTATGAAATATCTTGCCTGTAAAATTCAAAAAAATTATGAGTATTGTGAAAATCTTGTTGAGAAAAATGTGAAAAAGAAAATTCTTAAATTTTTAAGAGACCATGAGGATTTATTTTTTACACTGAATAAAAACAAAATTGCTTCTATCTTAAATGTGTCTCCAGAAACCCTATCCAGAACATTAAAAGAACTCAAAGAAGAAGGCCTGATTATTGAAAGAACGGTTATAAAGGTCAATAAACAAAAAATACAGGAAATTTTAGGAGATATGCAATAAAAAGGGGCATAAAAGCCCCTTAGTTTATTCACAGCTTGGACAGATTTTATTTAGAAGCGGGTCTGTTGGACAGGCTTCTATATCTCCAGATTTAACTTTATCTACAACCTCATCTCCATATTTTTCCCTTGCCATTCTTTCAATTTCTTGAATGTCCTCTTCTGCTGTTGTTTGTAAAACTTCTTCTTTTGCTTTTCTAAGACCAAATCCTCTTCTTGCTCCTCTTTTGTTAACCTTTTGTGTGTATTTTTCACCTTTGACTGTCTTATCGATAAAGCAGTAGTATGTGGATTTAAGACCTTTTTCCCAGGCATACATATAGAT carries:
- the nosZ gene encoding Sec-dependent nitrous-oxide reductase; its protein translation is MKSKVKLALFSAVAAGLVSLPSQAQSPAEKVYVPHGKHDEFYAFLSGGYNGQLSVYGLPSGRLLKVIPVFSVFPMNGYGYSEETKAMLMTSHGFIPWGDTHHPELSQTNGVPDGRWVFINENNTPRVARIDLKTFETTEILEIPFSAGNHASTFITPNSEYITAATRFSIPIPQKDVPIAEYKKYFKGTLTFIRADKPGKMDIAFQILVPGYDYDLAHCGKGPSNGWCFFTSYNTEQAHTLLEINASMRDKDYIAAVNWKRAEECIAQGKYKEVKTKYAHNYRPEEGDRIARTEWKTSVKWIIPKECPGVVYYLPTPKSPHGVDVSPDGEYIIGGGKLATVIPIHSFSKMMNAIKNKQFAGEVEGIPILKYEAINHCELPNPCLGPLHTEFDGKGHAYTSCFISSDVVYYDYKKCKILGHVPTYYSVGHLMIPGGDSAKPWGKYLLPMNKITKDVFLPTGPELPHAGQLYDISVNVETTKPQFLLDLAELGEPHYAQAIPAKILAPKTTKIFELEKNTHPYATKSEEEAKVVRKGNEVHIYMTAIRSHFTPDNIEGIKVGDTVYFHVTNIEQDWDIPHGFAVYGARNTNLLIMPGETLTLKWKPQKPGVYPFYCTDFCSALHQEMQGYVRVSPADANVPIKYGTGEEMHTAK
- a CDS encoding c-type cytochrome, which produces MKKFLSALAAVGLIASAASAGDLAQQVEKLAKEYGCGGCHAVDKVVAGPPYRVIAKEYKGKPNAKETLVKSILGGSMMKWQNLGKKYGIKVKMAYMPAQHGVNKEKAEKIVDLILKLDTK
- a CDS encoding Crp/Fnr family transcriptional regulator, giving the protein MKVDIFSSLKGQESENLQKISYLRKFKKGDIIFYEGDIPEFIYYVVNGVVKVFKTNFNNGKDMTLNYILPGSFVGEFAAIKDIPFPISAEMETDGEILLIEKKPFFNMLKENFELEWEFMKYLACKIQKNYEYCENLVEKNVKKKILKFLRDHEDLFFTLNKNKIASILNVSPETLSRTLKELKEEGLIIERTVIKVNKQKIQEILGDMQ